The Andrena cerasifolii isolate SP2316 chromosome 14, iyAndCera1_principal, whole genome shotgun sequence genome contains a region encoding:
- the Pka-r1 gene encoding protein kinase, cAMP-dependent, regulatory subunit type 1 isoform X3, translating to MNEEQAHDAKQQIATSPEDTEDIPAGQQGPQVPRRRGGISAEPVSEEDATSYVKKVVPKDYKTMAALSKAIAKNVLFAHLDENERSDIFDAMFPVTFLPGEAIIRQGDEGDNFYVIDQGEVEIFVNGELATTIGEGGSFGELALIYGTPRAATVRAKTDVKLWGIDRDSYRRILMGSTIRKRKMYEEFLSRVSILESLDKWERLTVADALEPVAFDDAETIVRQGEPGEDFYIIVEGTAVVLQQRSEGDEPAEVGRLGPSDYFGEIALLLDRPRAATVMARGPLKCVKLDRARFERVLGPCADILKRNITQYNSFVSLSV from the exons ATGAACGAG GAACAGGCTCACGATGCGAAGCAGCAAATCGCGACCAGTCCCGAGGACACGGAGGACATACCTGCTGGCCAACAAGGTCCTCAGGTCCCAAGGCGCAGAGGTGGCATCTCCGCGGAGCCGGTCTCCGAGGAGGACGCGACCAGTTACGTGAAAAAAGTCGTGCCTAAGGACTACAAGACGATGGCAGCTCTGAGCAAGGCCATCGCGAAGAACGTCCTTTTCGCTCACCTAGACGAGAACGAACGCTCCGACATATTCGACGCGATGTTCCCCGTTACGTTCCTACCCGGGGAAGCCATCATCCGCCAAG GTGACGAGGGCGACAACTTCTACGTGATCGATCAGGGAGAGGTGGAAATATTCGTGAACGGCGAATTAGCCACGACGATCGGGGAGGGCGGCAGTTTCGGCGAACTGGCGTTGATCTACGGGACGCCGCGGGCAGCTACCGTTCGGGCGAAGACCGACGTGAAGTTGTGGGGCATCGATAGAGACTCCTACCGCAGGATCCTCATGGGTTCCACTATAAGGAAACGAAAGATGTACGAGGAGTTTCTATCCAGAGTTTCGATCTTAG AATCTTTGGATAAGTGGGAACGACTGACGGTGGCCGATGCCTTGGAGCCGGTGGCATTCGATGACGCTGAGACGATAGTTCGACAGGGCGAGCCGGGGGAAGACTTTTATATAATCGTCGAGGGCACCGCTGTGGTTCTTCAGCAGCGCTCGGAGGGCGACGAACCGGCGGAAGTCGGCCGCTTGGGGCCATCCGATTACTTTG GTGAAATAGCGTTGCTATTAGATAGGCCAAGAGCGGCGACTGTCATGGCACGGGGTCCCTTGAAATGTGTAAAGCTCGATAGGGCAAGGTTCGAGAGAGTCTTAGGCCCTTGCGCGGATATTCTGAAACGCAACATTACCCAGTATAACAGTTTCGTGTCTCTCTCCGTATAA
- the Pka-r1 gene encoding protein kinase, cAMP-dependent, regulatory subunit type 1 isoform X2, which yields MVQQEQAHDAKQQIATSPEDTEDIPAGQQGPQVPRRRGGISAEPVSEEDATSYVKKVVPKDYKTMAALSKAIAKNVLFAHLDENERSDIFDAMFPVTFLPGEAIIRQGDEGDNFYVIDQGEVEIFVNGELATTIGEGGSFGELALIYGTPRAATVRAKTDVKLWGIDRDSYRRILMGSTIRKRKMYEEFLSRVSILESLDKWERLTVADALEPVAFDDAETIVRQGEPGEDFYIIVEGTAVVLQQRSEGDEPAEVGRLGPSDYFGEIALLLDRPRAATVMARGPLKCVKLDRARFERVLGPCADILKRNITQYNSFVSLSV from the exons ATGGTGCAGCAG GAACAGGCTCACGATGCGAAGCAGCAAATCGCGACCAGTCCCGAGGACACGGAGGACATACCTGCTGGCCAACAAGGTCCTCAGGTCCCAAGGCGCAGAGGTGGCATCTCCGCGGAGCCGGTCTCCGAGGAGGACGCGACCAGTTACGTGAAAAAAGTCGTGCCTAAGGACTACAAGACGATGGCAGCTCTGAGCAAGGCCATCGCGAAGAACGTCCTTTTCGCTCACCTAGACGAGAACGAACGCTCCGACATATTCGACGCGATGTTCCCCGTTACGTTCCTACCCGGGGAAGCCATCATCCGCCAAG GTGACGAGGGCGACAACTTCTACGTGATCGATCAGGGAGAGGTGGAAATATTCGTGAACGGCGAATTAGCCACGACGATCGGGGAGGGCGGCAGTTTCGGCGAACTGGCGTTGATCTACGGGACGCCGCGGGCAGCTACCGTTCGGGCGAAGACCGACGTGAAGTTGTGGGGCATCGATAGAGACTCCTACCGCAGGATCCTCATGGGTTCCACTATAAGGAAACGAAAGATGTACGAGGAGTTTCTATCCAGAGTTTCGATCTTAG AATCTTTGGATAAGTGGGAACGACTGACGGTGGCCGATGCCTTGGAGCCGGTGGCATTCGATGACGCTGAGACGATAGTTCGACAGGGCGAGCCGGGGGAAGACTTTTATATAATCGTCGAGGGCACCGCTGTGGTTCTTCAGCAGCGCTCGGAGGGCGACGAACCGGCGGAAGTCGGCCGCTTGGGGCCATCCGATTACTTTG GTGAAATAGCGTTGCTATTAGATAGGCCAAGAGCGGCGACTGTCATGGCACGGGGTCCCTTGAAATGTGTAAAGCTCGATAGGGCAAGGTTCGAGAGAGTCTTAGGCCCTTGCGCGGATATTCTGAAACGCAACATTACCCAGTATAACAGTTTCGTGTCTCTCTCCGTATAA
- the Pka-r1 gene encoding protein kinase, cAMP-dependent, regulatory subunit type 1 isoform X1 — translation MAANLEEEQSFRECEEYVQRHNIQQVLKDCIVQLCVGRPENPISFLREYFQKLEREQAHDAKQQIATSPEDTEDIPAGQQGPQVPRRRGGISAEPVSEEDATSYVKKVVPKDYKTMAALSKAIAKNVLFAHLDENERSDIFDAMFPVTFLPGEAIIRQGDEGDNFYVIDQGEVEIFVNGELATTIGEGGSFGELALIYGTPRAATVRAKTDVKLWGIDRDSYRRILMGSTIRKRKMYEEFLSRVSILESLDKWERLTVADALEPVAFDDAETIVRQGEPGEDFYIIVEGTAVVLQQRSEGDEPAEVGRLGPSDYFGEIALLLDRPRAATVMARGPLKCVKLDRARFERVLGPCADILKRNITQYNSFVSLSV, via the exons ATGGCGGCGAATCTCGAGGAGGAGCAAAGCTTCAGAGAGTGCGAGGAATACGTGCAGAGACACAATATTCAACAAGTTTTGAAAGACTGTATAGTGCAACTATGTGTGGGGCGTCCTGAGAATCCTATATCCTTCTTGAGGGAGTACTTTCAGAAGCTGGAACGG GAACAGGCTCACGATGCGAAGCAGCAAATCGCGACCAGTCCCGAGGACACGGAGGACATACCTGCTGGCCAACAAGGTCCTCAGGTCCCAAGGCGCAGAGGTGGCATCTCCGCGGAGCCGGTCTCCGAGGAGGACGCGACCAGTTACGTGAAAAAAGTCGTGCCTAAGGACTACAAGACGATGGCAGCTCTGAGCAAGGCCATCGCGAAGAACGTCCTTTTCGCTCACCTAGACGAGAACGAACGCTCCGACATATTCGACGCGATGTTCCCCGTTACGTTCCTACCCGGGGAAGCCATCATCCGCCAAG GTGACGAGGGCGACAACTTCTACGTGATCGATCAGGGAGAGGTGGAAATATTCGTGAACGGCGAATTAGCCACGACGATCGGGGAGGGCGGCAGTTTCGGCGAACTGGCGTTGATCTACGGGACGCCGCGGGCAGCTACCGTTCGGGCGAAGACCGACGTGAAGTTGTGGGGCATCGATAGAGACTCCTACCGCAGGATCCTCATGGGTTCCACTATAAGGAAACGAAAGATGTACGAGGAGTTTCTATCCAGAGTTTCGATCTTAG AATCTTTGGATAAGTGGGAACGACTGACGGTGGCCGATGCCTTGGAGCCGGTGGCATTCGATGACGCTGAGACGATAGTTCGACAGGGCGAGCCGGGGGAAGACTTTTATATAATCGTCGAGGGCACCGCTGTGGTTCTTCAGCAGCGCTCGGAGGGCGACGAACCGGCGGAAGTCGGCCGCTTGGGGCCATCCGATTACTTTG GTGAAATAGCGTTGCTATTAGATAGGCCAAGAGCGGCGACTGTCATGGCACGGGGTCCCTTGAAATGTGTAAAGCTCGATAGGGCAAGGTTCGAGAGAGTCTTAGGCCCTTGCGCGGATATTCTGAAACGCAACATTACCCAGTATAACAGTTTCGTGTCTCTCTCCGTATAA